CTAATACCCCCATTATAACATGTTAAAAATACGTTCAGCAATCTGCTCTGCAGCAGATTTATCTCTACATATTAATAGACATGTATCATCTCCACAAATTGTACCGATTACTTCATCCCATTCAAGCTGATCGATAATCGCACCTATGGACTGCGCATTACCTGGTAATGTCTTTAAGACGAGTAGGTTCTCTGTACCATCCAGCTTCACAAATGAATCCATCAAATATCTTCCGAGTTTATCTATCGGATGATACTTGCGATCTCTCGGTAAAGAATAAACATACTGACCATCCTTCGTCGGTACTTTAATCAGCTGTAATTCTTTAATATCTCTTGAAATCGTCGCCTGCGTCACATTCAGGTTGAATTCATTTAATTTTTCTACTAGCTCTTCCTGTGTTTCAATATGCTGATTAGAAATAATTTCTCTAATTTTAATTTGTCGCATCGTCTTGTTGGCCATCGCGCACCTCCATGTGCATATTTATACATTCATTCTATCATAGACATGTATCATTGTATATCAAAAAAACCACTGCTCTAACAGTGGTTTAAAGTATTAAAAGCTTCATTAATGATAGATATAATATATGTATCATTAATGATTTGCTGATCAACTGATGAATGATTATCCATCTTCTCTGACTTAAATTTAAGATGCAATAAATATTCAATATTACCTTTAGTCCCTGATATTGGAGAATACGTAAGGTTTTGTGGATGTAAGCCATAATCAGTTGCATAATTTAACACTTTTTGGATAACATCTATATGTGTGTCCTTTGACTTGACAATCCCTTTATCAACCGCTTCTTTATGCGCTTCAAACTGTGGTTTAATCAGCGCAATGACATCACTGTCATCTTCAATGACATTGACAAGCGTCTTAAAAATAAGCGATAAAGAGATAAAGCTGACATCGATGCTTACAAAGTCAGGAGTCGGATCAAATACCTCACGCGATACATATCTAAAATTCGTCTGTTCCATTACGGTAACTTTCGGATGAATACGAAGACGATAATCCAGCTGGTTCGTCCCGACGTCAAGCGCATATACATGTTTCGCTCCATTTTGAAGTGCACAATCCGTGAAGCCGCCTGTCGAGGATCCGATATCGAGATGCACACGATCCTTTATTTCGAGTTCAAACTGCTGAAGTGCTTTCTCTAATTTAAGTCCGCCTCTGCTTACATATTTTTTACGTCGATCCTTAACTCGTATTCTTACCTTTAATGGATCAATCTTTTCACCAGCAGTATCAATACGAATATTATCATCAAAAACGAGTCCAGCCATTATTGCACGCATTGCAGCATCTTTCGTCTGATAATAATCCTGTGCCACGAGATATTCGTCTATCCTAACTTTCTTCATGAGGTCTCGCCAATTGCTTTATCTCATGAATAAGATTTGCTTTATTGATGCCAATATCATCAAGCAGCATCGAAACATCACCATGCTCTATATACTCATCATCTATACCGATACGCTTAACGTGCACATCCGATTGCAGATCAGCATAATAATTGCTGACAGCAGCGCCAAAGCCCCCGCTTAGCATCGCTTCTTCTACAGTCATTACAGGGATATGACGTTTAGCGGCAGCATCTAGATAACGATGATCTAACGGTTTAATGAAGCGTGCATTTACAACTTCAATGCTGATTCCTTCTTTCAGAAGTTCTTCTCTAACCGATTCTATAAGCTTTAAAGTCGGACCGAAACTAAGAACGATGACTTCTGTGCCTTCGTGAAGCACTTCCCAGTCACCACGTTCAATATTTTTTGGTGTAGAATCAATTTCAACGCCGTAACCGTTACCACGCGGATAACGAATTGCTATAGGACCTTCATATTCGTAAAATGCATTATACAGA
Above is a window of Macrococcoides canis DNA encoding:
- the ahrC gene encoding transcriptional regulator AhrC/ArgR; this encodes MANKTMRQIKIREIISNQHIETQEELVEKLNEFNLNVTQATISRDIKELQLIKVPTKDGQYVYSLPRDRKYHPIDKLGRYLMDSFVKLDGTENLLVLKTLPGNAQSIGAIIDQLEWDEVIGTICGDDTCLLICRDKSAAEQIAERIFNML
- a CDS encoding TlyA family RNA methyltransferase, with translation MKKVRIDEYLVAQDYYQTKDAAMRAIMAGLVFDDNIRIDTAGEKIDPLKVRIRVKDRRKKYVSRGGLKLEKALQQFELEIKDRVHLDIGSSTGGFTDCALQNGAKHVYALDVGTNQLDYRLRIHPKVTVMEQTNFRYVSREVFDPTPDFVSIDVSFISLSLIFKTLVNVIEDDSDVIALIKPQFEAHKEAVDKGIVKSKDTHIDVIQKVLNYATDYGLHPQNLTYSPISGTKGNIEYLLHLKFKSEKMDNHSSVDQQIINDTYIISIINEAFNTLNHC